A genomic stretch from Bradyrhizobium sp. 195 includes:
- a CDS encoding GyrI-like domain-containing protein encodes MFRFRRLALAALIPAAALSLGLPEALAQTPSPAPAASASPSPAPSASPAPAASASPAPAATPSPAPSPAASASPAPTTSPSPAASASPSPATPPPAAAATPAPVQTADPFGLETALESRKVVMVKGTANWDSAFDTLVDAFKALNTLLDKQGIKHAGNSMIVYTSTDDTGFTFLAEIPVDQDPKSLPKDMSIGKSPEGKALKFVHRGSYDNMDNTYEAITNHLDDKRLEAKDTFIEEYLTDPLKTAEDKLVINVFVPLK; translated from the coding sequence ATGTTCAGGTTTCGTCGTCTCGCTCTGGCCGCGCTGATCCCGGCAGCGGCCTTGTCGCTTGGCCTGCCTGAGGCTCTGGCGCAGACCCCGAGCCCGGCACCGGCCGCCTCGGCAAGTCCCTCGCCGGCCCCATCGGCGTCCCCCGCTCCGGCCGCAAGCGCCTCACCGGCGCCTGCGGCAACGCCCTCACCTGCGCCATCGCCGGCGGCTAGCGCTTCGCCTGCCCCGACCACGTCGCCCTCGCCCGCAGCCAGCGCCTCCCCCAGCCCGGCGACTCCGCCGCCTGCCGCGGCCGCAACGCCCGCTCCGGTGCAGACCGCCGATCCCTTTGGCCTCGAGACCGCGCTGGAGTCCAGGAAGGTCGTGATGGTCAAGGGCACTGCCAATTGGGATTCGGCCTTCGACACGCTGGTCGACGCCTTCAAGGCGCTGAACACGCTGCTGGACAAGCAGGGCATCAAGCACGCCGGCAATTCGATGATCGTTTACACCTCGACCGACGACACCGGCTTCACCTTCCTGGCCGAGATCCCGGTCGATCAGGATCCCAAGAGCTTGCCCAAGGACATGAGCATCGGCAAATCGCCGGAGGGCAAGGCGCTGAAATTCGTCCATCGCGGTTCCTACGACAACATGGACAACACCTATGAGGCGATCACCAATCACCTCGACGACAAGAGACTGGAAGCCAAGGACACCTTCATCGAGGAATACCTTACCGATCCCCTGAAGACCGCTGAGGACAAGCTCGTGATCAACGTTTTCGTGCCGCTGAAGTGA
- the trmD gene encoding tRNA (guanosine(37)-N1)-methyltransferase TrmD, producing the protein MTNPSPWRATVLTLFPEMFPGPLGVSLAGRALASGLWEIEARDIRASATDRHRSVDDTPAGGGPGMVLRADVLAAAIDAAEIGPDRPKLLMSPRGRPLTQARVVELAQSAGPLIVCGRFEGIDQRVIDGRGLEEVSIGDYVLSGGEIAALALIDACVRLLPGVMGKEASGTDESFSDGLLEYSQYTRPQLFEGAPIPEILTSGDHAKVAGWRRAQSEALTAARRPDLWAKIPPKPANRAGRQKTPKNKTDG; encoded by the coding sequence ATGACCAATCCCTCACCCTGGCGCGCGACGGTGCTGACGCTGTTTCCGGAGATGTTTCCGGGACCGCTCGGCGTGAGCCTCGCCGGCCGGGCGCTCGCCTCGGGCCTCTGGGAGATCGAGGCGCGGGACATCCGGGCTTCCGCCACCGACCGCCACCGCAGCGTTGACGACACCCCGGCCGGCGGCGGCCCGGGCATGGTGCTGCGGGCGGATGTTTTGGCGGCTGCCATCGACGCCGCTGAGATCGGCCCGGACCGGCCAAAACTCCTGATGAGCCCGAGGGGTCGGCCATTGACCCAGGCCCGTGTTGTGGAACTGGCCCAGAGCGCCGGCCCCCTGATCGTCTGCGGGCGCTTCGAGGGGATCGACCAGCGGGTCATCGACGGGCGGGGCCTGGAGGAGGTTTCGATCGGCGATTACGTGCTGTCCGGGGGCGAAATCGCGGCTTTGGCGCTGATCGATGCCTGCGTCCGGCTGCTGCCGGGCGTGATGGGCAAGGAGGCCTCGGGAACCGACGAAAGCTTTTCGGACGGCCTGCTCGAATACTCCCAATACACCCGCCCGCAGCTGTTCGAGGGGGCACCGATCCCGGAGATCCTGACCTCCGGCGACCACGCCAAGGTTGCTGGCTGGCGGCGGGCGCAATCGGAGGCCCTGACGGCGGCCCGGCGGCCCGATTTATGGGCCAAGATCCCACCCAAGCCGGCGAATCGGGCTGGCCGCCAAAAAACGCCAAAAAACAAGACAGACGGGTGA
- the rpsP gene encoding 30S ribosomal protein S16, translating to MSVVIRLARAGTKKRPVYHVVVADSRFPRDGRFIERLGHFNPLLPKDNETRLKLDMEKVKAWLAKGAQPSDRVARFLDAAGVKKREARNNPEKAVPRKERKAQAEAAAKG from the coding sequence ATGTCCGTCGTTATCCGCCTCGCCCGCGCAGGCACCAAGAAGCGTCCCGTCTACCACGTCGTCGTCGCCGACTCGCGCTTTCCGCGCGATGGCCGCTTCATCGAGCGTCTCGGCCATTTCAACCCGCTGCTGCCGAAGGACAACGAGACCCGCCTGAAGCTCGACATGGAGAAGGTGAAGGCCTGGCTCGCCAAGGGCGCGCAGCCGTCGGACCGCGTGGCCCGTTTCCTCGACGCCGCTGGCGTCAAGAAGCGCGAAGCCCGCAACAACCCCGAGAAGGCCGTGCCGCGCAAGGAGCGCAAGGCGCAGGCCGAAGCCGCCGCGAAGGGCTAA
- the ffh gene encoding signal recognition particle protein, translated as MFDNLSERLGGILDRLTGRGALTEKDVDAAMREVRRALLEADVALEVVRSFTERVREQAIGATVVKSVTPGQMVVKIVHDELINTLGAESQTIDVNSVPPVPIMMVGLQGSGKTTTTAKLARRLVQRDKRKVLMASLDVYRPAAMEQLAVLGRDLDIPTLPIVAGQQPPQIAKRALEAGKLGGYDIVLLDTAGRTTLDEEMMAEAAAIKAAANPHEVLLVADSLTGQDAVNLARAFDQRVGLTGIVLTRVDGDGRGGAALSMRAVTGKPIKLIGTGEKTDALEDFHPDRIAGRILGMGDVVSLVERAAANIDAEKAARTAERMRKGQFDLNDMREQLSQMANMGGISGLMGMMPGISKMKNQIAAAGIDDKILKRQVAIIDSMTRDERRHPDLLKASRKKRIAAGSGQSVEQVNKLLKMHRNMADVMKAMGSGKRGPLAGIAQAMGFGGGMKPPSPEEMKAMQEKMQAGGGQGLPSLPKDLPPGLRSGLPNLPGLTGLSGKPTLPGLGGFPGKKK; from the coding sequence TTGTTCGACAATCTGTCGGAACGGCTTGGTGGCATTCTCGATCGTCTGACGGGGCGCGGTGCGCTGACCGAAAAGGACGTCGATGCCGCGATGCGCGAGGTACGCCGCGCGCTGCTGGAGGCCGACGTCGCGCTGGAAGTGGTGCGCAGCTTCACCGAGCGCGTCCGCGAGCAGGCGATCGGCGCCACCGTCGTCAAGTCGGTGACCCCCGGGCAGATGGTGGTCAAGATCGTCCATGACGAGCTGATCAACACGCTCGGCGCCGAAAGCCAGACCATCGACGTCAATTCCGTGCCGCCGGTGCCGATCATGATGGTCGGCCTGCAAGGCTCCGGTAAGACCACGACCACCGCGAAACTCGCCCGCCGCCTGGTCCAGCGCGACAAGCGCAAGGTGCTGATGGCCTCGCTCGACGTCTACCGTCCGGCGGCGATGGAGCAGCTGGCCGTGCTCGGCCGCGATCTCGATATTCCGACCTTGCCGATCGTCGCGGGTCAGCAGCCGCCGCAGATTGCGAAGCGCGCGCTGGAAGCCGGCAAGCTCGGCGGCTACGACATCGTGCTGCTCGACACCGCCGGCCGCACCACGCTCGACGAAGAGATGATGGCGGAGGCCGCCGCAATCAAAGCTGCCGCCAATCCGCACGAAGTGCTGCTGGTCGCGGACTCACTCACCGGCCAGGACGCGGTGAACCTCGCGCGCGCGTTCGATCAGCGCGTCGGCCTCACCGGTATCGTTCTCACACGTGTGGACGGCGATGGCCGCGGCGGCGCCGCGCTGTCGATGCGCGCGGTCACTGGCAAGCCGATCAAGCTGATCGGCACCGGCGAAAAGACCGATGCGCTGGAAGATTTCCATCCCGACCGTATCGCCGGCCGCATTCTCGGCATGGGCGACGTGGTCTCGCTGGTCGAACGTGCCGCCGCCAACATCGACGCCGAAAAGGCCGCGCGCACTGCCGAGCGCATGCGCAAGGGTCAGTTCGACCTCAACGACATGCGCGAGCAGCTGTCGCAGATGGCCAATATGGGCGGCATCAGCGGGCTGATGGGCATGATGCCCGGCATCTCCAAGATGAAGAACCAGATCGCGGCGGCCGGCATCGACGACAAGATCTTGAAGCGCCAGGTCGCGATCATCGATTCCATGACGCGCGACGAGCGCCGTCATCCCGACCTGCTCAAGGCCAGCCGCAAGAAGCGTATCGCCGCAGGCTCCGGCCAGAGCGTCGAGCAGGTCAACAAGCTGCTGAAGATGCACCGGAACATGGCCGACGTCATGAAGGCGATGGGCTCGGGCAAGCGCGGCCCGCTCGCCGGCATCGCGCAGGCGATGGGCTTTGGCGGCGGCATGAAGCCACCTTCGCCGGAAGAGATGAAGGCGATGCAGGAGAAGATGCAGGCCGGCGGTGGACAAGGTCTGCCCAGCCTGCCGAAGGATCTGCCGCCTGGTCTTCGCTCGGGTCTACCAAATTTGCCGGGGCTTACGGGCCTCAGCGGCAAGCCGACCCTTCCGGGGCTCGGCGGTTTTCCCGGCAAGAAGAAATGA
- the rplS gene encoding 50S ribosomal protein L19, whose translation MNLIKQLEQEQFDKLSAGKDIPEFGPGDTVIVNVKVVEGDRTRVQAYEGVCIGRSGGGLNESFTVRKISYGEGVERVFPVMSPMIDSIKVVRRGKVRRAKLYYLRNLRGKSARIVEKQDRSAAVGE comes from the coding sequence ATGAACCTGATCAAGCAGCTCGAGCAAGAGCAATTCGACAAGCTGTCCGCCGGCAAGGACATTCCGGAATTCGGTCCCGGCGACACCGTGATCGTCAACGTGAAGGTCGTCGAAGGCGACCGCACCCGCGTGCAGGCCTATGAAGGCGTCTGCATCGGCCGTTCCGGCGGTGGCCTCAACGAGAGCTTCACTGTTCGCAAGATCTCCTACGGCGAGGGCGTGGAGCGCGTGTTCCCGGTGATGTCGCCGATGATCGACTCGATCAAGGTGGTGCGCCGCGGCAAGGTGCGTCGCGCCAAGCTCTATTACCTCCGCAACCTTCGCGGCAAGTCGGCCCGCATCGTCGAGAAGCAGGACCGCTCGGCTGCCGTCGGCGAGTAA
- the rimM gene encoding ribosome maturation factor RimM (Essential for efficient processing of 16S rRNA): MSALVCVARIGAAHGVRGAVKLWTFTEDPFAVRRYGPLLAKDGKRQFEVATAREAKDHLVATFKGVTTRDEAERLNGIELYVARDKLPATDEDEYYHTDLIGLAAVTTDGDALGRVLAIHNFGASDIIEIAPPKGSTLLLPFTNAVVPEVDLKGGRVVIALPQEVEGEDRGEALSPSRPRERGDP; this comes from the coding sequence ATGTCGGCGCTGGTCTGCGTCGCGCGGATCGGCGCCGCGCATGGGGTGCGCGGTGCGGTCAAACTGTGGACCTTCACCGAAGATCCCTTTGCCGTCAGGCGCTACGGTCCGCTTCTCGCCAAGGACGGCAAGCGCCAGTTTGAGGTCGCAACGGCGCGCGAGGCCAAAGATCATCTGGTCGCGACGTTCAAGGGCGTCACGACCCGCGATGAGGCCGAGCGCCTCAACGGCATCGAGCTCTATGTCGCGCGCGATAAGCTGCCTGCGACAGATGAGGATGAATATTACCACACCGATTTGATCGGGCTCGCCGCCGTCACCACCGATGGCGATGCGCTCGGCCGCGTGCTCGCGATCCACAATTTCGGCGCCAGCGATATCATCGAGATCGCTCCGCCCAAGGGTTCGACGCTGCTGTTGCCGTTCACGAACGCGGTGGTGCCGGAGGTCGATCTCAAAGGCGGTCGCGTGGTGATCGCGCTGCCGCAGGAAGTCGAGGGGGAGGATCGAGGCGAAGCTCTCTCCCCGAGTCGTCCCCGCGAACGCGGGGACCCGTAA
- a CDS encoding MBL fold metallo-hydrolase, which produces MPITRRHLFGLLAGAGALVGVPSLWMSRMKTYDGPVSDHFDGLTFFDPDGAPPRSLGEVLRWQLGGRGQRATWPDWAPSPHADTPPACVDGDNVRLSFVGHASWLIQTGGLNILVDPVWSERVSPVAWAGPKRHNDPGIAFEKLPKIDVVLVSHGHYDHLDIATLSRLAKNFGPRVVTPLGNDVTMRSWDSTIKVEAFDWHDRVELGGGIAVHLVPTRHWTARGMFDRNKALWASFVLETPAGKIYVVCDSGYGDGTHFRRVAEKHGPLRLAILPIGAYEPRWFMRDQHMNPEDAVKALADCGAEAALGHHHGTFQLTDEAIDAPAKALVEALDAAKLPQERFVAMKPGQVVEI; this is translated from the coding sequence GTGCCGATCACCCGCCGCCACTTGTTCGGACTGCTCGCCGGGGCCGGCGCGCTGGTCGGCGTGCCCTCCCTCTGGATGTCCCGAATGAAAACCTACGACGGCCCGGTCTCCGACCATTTCGACGGCTTGACCTTCTTCGATCCCGACGGGGCGCCGCCGAGATCGCTCGGCGAGGTGCTACGTTGGCAATTAGGCGGCCGGGGACAGCGCGCCACTTGGCCCGACTGGGCCCCCAGCCCCCACGCCGATACCCCGCCGGCGTGTGTCGACGGCGACAACGTGCGGCTCTCCTTCGTCGGCCACGCCAGCTGGCTGATCCAGACCGGCGGCCTCAACATTCTGGTCGATCCCGTCTGGTCGGAGCGGGTCTCGCCGGTCGCCTGGGCCGGGCCGAAGCGGCACAACGATCCCGGCATCGCCTTCGAGAAGTTGCCGAAGATCGATGTCGTGCTGGTCTCGCACGGCCATTACGACCATCTCGACATCGCGACCTTGTCGCGCCTCGCGAAGAACTTTGGTCCGCGCGTGGTCACCCCGCTCGGCAACGACGTGACGATGCGCAGCTGGGATTCCACGATCAAGGTGGAAGCCTTCGACTGGCACGACCGCGTCGAGCTCGGTGGTGGCATCGCCGTGCATCTGGTGCCGACGCGGCACTGGACGGCGCGCGGCATGTTCGATCGCAACAAGGCGCTGTGGGCGAGCTTTGTGCTGGAGACGCCTGCGGGGAAGATCTACGTCGTCTGCGATTCCGGCTATGGCGACGGCACGCATTTTCGTCGCGTCGCCGAGAAGCACGGCCCCCTGCGCCTGGCGATCCTCCCCATCGGCGCCTACGAGCCGCGCTGGTTCATGCGCGACCAGCACATGAATCCGGAGGATGCGGTAAAGGCGTTGGCTGATTGCGGCGCCGAGGCCGCGCTCGGGCATCATCACGGCACGTTCCAGCTGACGGACGAGGCGATCGACGCGCCGGCGAAGGCGCTGGTCGAGGCGCTGGATGCGGCGAAACTTCCGCAGGAGCGGTTCGTGGCGATGAAGCCGGGGCAGGTGGTGGAGATTTAG
- a CDS encoding SIMPL domain-containing protein, with amino-acid sequence MKKPAVLVTSLATVFVTLLAAPALADDFPSAISVSGEAHVSVAPDLAQIDAGVANDAKTAKEASDANNAAMGKVLLALKGAGVAEKDYQTSRLSLQPQYGQNKSTGASPVVGFRASNRVTVKIRDVTKVAGIIDTLVSAGANDIGNISFEVTQASKLLDDAREQAVADARRKAEVYARATGVTLGAPLSVTEGGGPVPLFKGRMAAPMAAAPQAAVAPGEETLSVTVNVSWAIKPKEQ; translated from the coding sequence ATGAAAAAGCCTGCCGTACTCGTTACTTCCCTCGCCACCGTTTTCGTCACGCTGTTGGCAGCACCTGCGCTCGCCGATGATTTCCCGTCCGCCATTTCGGTGAGCGGCGAGGCCCATGTTTCCGTAGCGCCGGATCTCGCGCAGATCGATGCCGGCGTTGCCAATGACGCCAAGACGGCGAAGGAAGCTTCCGATGCCAACAACGCGGCCATGGGCAAGGTGCTGCTGGCGCTGAAGGGCGCCGGCGTTGCGGAGAAGGACTACCAGACCTCGCGGCTATCGCTGCAGCCGCAATACGGCCAGAACAAATCTACCGGCGCATCTCCGGTGGTCGGCTTCCGCGCCTCCAACCGCGTCACCGTAAAAATTCGCGACGTGACCAAGGTCGCCGGCATCATCGATACGCTGGTCAGCGCCGGTGCCAACGATATCGGCAATATTTCCTTCGAGGTGACGCAGGCCTCAAAGCTGCTCGACGATGCCCGCGAGCAGGCGGTCGCCGATGCACGGCGCAAGGCCGAAGTTTACGCCCGGGCCACCGGTGTCACGCTGGGTGCGCCGCTCAGTGTCACGGAAGGCGGTGGCCCAGTGCCGCTGTTCAAGGGCCGCATGGCGGCGCCGATGGCGGCAGCGCCCCAGGCCGCGGTCGCGCCGGGCGAGGAAACGCTGTCGGTGACGGTGAATGTGAGCTGGGCGATTAAGCCCAAAGAGCAATAG
- the dapF gene encoding diaminopimelate epimerase translates to MSALANHAFAKMNGIGNEIVVVDMRESTAKVTPDDARAVASANGGVAYDQLMVLQKPRLGGTEAFIRIYNNDGSEAGACGNGMRCVVRRIFEKSGQTNATFETEAGLLNAWQGPAPDLYTVDMGAPKFGWQDIPLAEEFRDTRYIELQIGPIDKPILHSPSVVSMGNPHAIFWVDDVHAYDLERFGPLLENHPIFPERANITLAHIVDDKHITIRTWERGAGLTKACGSAACATAVAAARLKRVERNVEITLPGGKLGIEWRERDDHVLMTGTATFEYEDTFDPALFAPVG, encoded by the coding sequence ATGAGCGCGCTGGCCAACCACGCATTTGCCAAGATGAACGGCATCGGCAACGAGATCGTCGTTGTCGACATGCGCGAGTCCACGGCAAAGGTGACGCCGGACGACGCGCGCGCGGTGGCGTCCGCGAACGGCGGCGTGGCCTACGACCAGCTCATGGTGCTTCAGAAGCCGCGGCTCGGCGGCACCGAGGCCTTCATCCGCATCTACAACAATGACGGCTCGGAGGCCGGCGCCTGCGGCAACGGCATGCGCTGCGTGGTCCGCCGGATCTTCGAGAAGAGCGGCCAGACCAATGCGACGTTCGAGACGGAAGCTGGGCTACTCAATGCTTGGCAGGGTCCCGCGCCGGATCTCTACACCGTCGACATGGGGGCGCCGAAGTTCGGTTGGCAGGACATTCCGCTGGCGGAAGAGTTCCGCGACACCCGCTACATCGAATTGCAGATCGGGCCGATCGACAAGCCGATCCTGCATTCGCCCTCCGTGGTGAGCATGGGCAATCCGCATGCGATCTTCTGGGTCGACGACGTCCATGCCTACGATCTCGAGCGTTTCGGTCCGCTGCTCGAAAACCATCCGATCTTCCCGGAGCGCGCCAACATCACGCTCGCCCATATCGTCGATGATAAGCACATCACGATCCGCACCTGGGAACGCGGTGCCGGCCTGACCAAGGCCTGCGGCTCGGCGGCCTGCGCCACGGCGGTTGCCGCGGCGCGCCTGAAGCGTGTCGAGCGCAATGTCGAGATCACGCTGCCCGGCGGCAAGCTCGGCATCGAATGGCGCGAGCGCGACGACCACGTGCTGATGACGGGCACAGCGACCTTCGAATATGAGGACACCTTCGATCCGGCGCTGTTCGCGCCGGTTGGCTGA
- the leuC gene encoding 3-isopropylmalate dehydratase large subunit → MSKPTTLYDKIWNDHLVHEAEDGTCLLYIDRHLVHEVTSPQAFEGLRATGRKVHAPEKTLAVVDHNVPTTDRTKPNPDPESIEQIKALAENAKEFGIEYYDEFDKRQGVVHVIGPEQGFTLPGTTIVCGDSHTSTHGAFGALAHGIGTSEVEHVLATQTLIQKKAKNMRVTVDGKLPEGVTGKDIILAIIGEIGTAGGTGYVLEYAGDAISALSMEGRMTVCNMSIEGGARAGLVAPDQKAFDFLRGRPKAPKGADWDAAMRYWEKLRSDNGAHFDNELRLDAAKLPPIVTWGTSPEDVISVTGIVPDPDKIADEAKRLSKHRALKYMGLTAGTKITDIKVDRIFIGSCTNGRIEDLRAAAKIAEGKHVSAHVNAMVVPGSGIVKEQAEAEGLDKIFIKAGFEWREPGCSMCLAMNPDKLAPEERCASTSNRNFEGRQGFKGRTHLVSPAMAAAAAIAGHFVDVRDWR, encoded by the coding sequence ATGTCCAAGCCGACCACATTGTACGACAAGATCTGGAACGACCATTTGGTGCACGAAGCCGAGGACGGCACCTGCCTGCTCTACATCGACCGTCATCTGGTGCACGAGGTGACCTCGCCCCAGGCGTTCGAAGGCCTGCGCGCCACCGGCCGCAAGGTCCACGCGCCGGAGAAGACGCTCGCCGTCGTCGACCACAACGTGCCGACCACCGATCGCACCAAGCCGAATCCCGATCCTGAGAGCATCGAGCAGATCAAGGCGCTGGCCGAGAACGCCAAGGAATTCGGCATCGAATATTACGACGAGTTCGACAAGCGCCAGGGCGTCGTCCACGTCATCGGCCCCGAGCAGGGCTTCACCCTGCCCGGCACCACCATCGTCTGCGGTGACAGCCACACCTCGACGCATGGCGCCTTCGGCGCGCTCGCGCACGGCATCGGCACCTCCGAGGTCGAGCACGTGCTGGCGACGCAGACGCTGATCCAGAAGAAGGCGAAGAACATGCGCGTCACCGTCGATGGCAAATTGCCTGAGGGCGTGACGGGCAAGGATATTATTCTGGCCATCATCGGCGAGATCGGCACCGCGGGCGGTACCGGCTACGTGCTGGAATATGCCGGCGATGCGATCAGCGCGCTCAGCATGGAAGGCCGCATGACGGTCTGCAACATGTCGATCGAAGGCGGCGCCCGCGCCGGTCTCGTTGCGCCCGATCAGAAGGCGTTCGACTTCCTGCGCGGCCGGCCGAAGGCGCCGAAGGGCGCGGACTGGGATGCCGCCATGCGCTACTGGGAGAAGCTGCGCTCCGACAACGGCGCGCATTTCGACAACGAGCTGCGCCTCGACGCGGCCAAGCTGCCGCCGATCGTGACCTGGGGCACGAGCCCGGAGGACGTCATCTCGGTGACCGGCATCGTGCCCGATCCCGACAAGATCGCGGACGAGGCCAAGCGTCTGTCCAAGCATCGCGCCCTGAAATACATGGGCCTGACGGCGGGAACGAAGATCACCGACATCAAGGTCGACCGCATCTTCATCGGCTCCTGCACCAATGGCCGCATCGAGGATCTGCGCGCGGCCGCCAAGATCGCGGAAGGCAAGCACGTCTCGGCACATGTCAACGCCATGGTCGTGCCGGGCTCCGGCATCGTGAAGGAGCAAGCCGAGGCCGAGGGTCTGGACAAGATCTTCATCAAGGCCGGCTTCGAATGGCGCGAGCCGGGCTGCTCGATGTGCCTCGCGATGAACCCGGACAAGCTGGCCCCGGAAGAGCGATGCGCCTCGACCTCGAACCGCAATTTCGAGGGCCGCCAGGGTTTCAAGGGCCGTACCCATCTGGTGTCGCCGGCAATGGCGGCAGCGGCGGCGATCGCCGGTCACTTCGTCGACGTCAGGGACTGGCGCTAA